The Cuculus canorus isolate bCucCan1 chromosome 35, bCucCan1.pri, whole genome shotgun sequence genome contains a region encoding:
- the ZNF574 gene encoding zinc finger protein 574 produces the protein MAEAPAETVLYVEHRYVCSECSHLAASLEDALLHQQRHHGSHRYQLVGFSSGDYQTVSVPENNQYQCLECGQLLVSPGQLLEHQEMHIKLLNQDPEPSPAGKALPGVAAAAGQIHYECVECKALFASQEVWLAHRQSHRAEPTAVVAQGQNQALVDLEHSYRKPEEEEEEEEGAGGTVQLLLYECGECLQLFQTPKDFLEHQAAHLTPPALNGTAANEAPADHSYKVKEDEESASVLPPPPPPPRQPPPSELRCSECEQLFASSHQLQLHLRSHRLGAFQCPLCSKVLPSPAALEQHLGGHSGESHFLCLDCGLAFDTEAVLLTHRRTHSPNPLHRCPCGKSFINMTKFLYHRRTHAAAPPEPPAATPAPSERAEASVPLAVIYSSENAEASGPSFRCLMCSKVFAKHPQLARHQRFVHRLERRHKCPTCGKMFKKKSHVRNHLLTHTGERPFQCKECGKSFNSQANLLRHRLTHTGERPYECEVCHKRFTQSSTLRQHLFVHSRRYPYKCQECGVRFHRPYRLLMHRYHHTGEYPYKCQQCGRSFLLRRLLEVHQLSHAGQQPQVCAGCGAAFVTSLQLREHKCGKISRHFECPTCGKKVGSAARLRAHEKLHGVAGEASALTVSARPTPARRVPCSKTFECGDCKKLFSTETSLQVHRRIHTGERPYPCPDCGKAFRQSTHLKDHRRLHTGEKPFKCDECGKAFAIAVRLAEHRRIHTGERPYGCEACGKAYRSFSNLWKHRKLHQQRLQHDREALAETQVAAGAVLGTVIGADAIIGADAITGAIIGTVSSTGAVPTIVTSTETSTVGIPDTVLSADAIANTIISAVTAPDAVTSIVTGTGTIISTINGTDDVPGIVPSADAATGVVGGIDSDTGGVPGGIPAADTVSGTDSVPDDGNVPQIIPGTVSGGTGIVPGTDGVPSSDGGVEAVPVAAAPVLESIGMNPAPPPDGAHGGGGV, from the coding sequence ATGGCGGAGGCGCCGGCGGAGACGGTGCTGTACGTGGAGCACCGCTACGTCTGCTCGGAGTGCAGCCACCTCGCCGCCTCGCTGGAGGACGCGCTGCTCCACCAGCAGCGCCACCACGGCTCCCACCGCTACCAACTCGTCGGCTTCTCCTCCGGCGACTACCAAACCGTGTCGGTGCCGGAAAACAACCAGTACCAGTGCCTGGAGTGCGGGCAGCTCCTGGTGTCGCCGGGGCAGCTCTTGGAGCACCAAGAGATGCACATTAAGCTCTTAAACCAAGATCCGGAACCTTCTCCTGCTGGAAAAGCTCTTCCCGGcgtcgccgccgccgccggtCAAATCCACTACGAGTGCGTGGAGTGCAAAGCGCTCTTTGCCAGCCAGGAGGTTTGGTTGGCTCATCGGCAAAGCCATCGCGCCGAGCCGACCGCCGTGGTGGCGCAAGGGCAGAACCAAGCGTTGGTGGATCTGGAACATTCCTATCGGAAGCcggaggaggaagaggaagaggaggaaggcgCAGGCGGGAcggtgcagctgctgctctacGAGTGCGGCGAGTGCCTGCAGCTCTTCCAAACGCCCAAGGACTTCTTGGAACACCAAGCGGCTCATTTAACCCCGCCGGCACTGAACGGCACCGCCGCTAACGAAGCGCCGGCCGACCACAGCTACAAAGTGAAAGAAGACGAGGAATCGGCTTCGGTGttgccgccgccgccgccgccgccgcggcaGCCGCCTCCGTCCGAGCTGCGGTGTTCGGAGTGCGAGCAGCTCTTCGCTTCGTCGCACCAACTGCAGCTCCACCTGCGGAGCCACCGCCTCGGCGCCTTCCAGTGCCCGCTCTGCAGCAAGGTCCTGCCGTCGCCGGCGGCGCTGGAGCAGCACCTGGGCGGCCACAGCGGCGAATCCCACTTCCTCTGCCTCGACTGCGGTTTGGCCTTCGACACTGAAGCCGTTCTCCTCACCCACCGCCGCACCCACTCCCCCAACCCTCTCCACCGCTGCCCTTGCGGCAAATCCTTCATCAACATGACCAAATTCCTCTACCACCGCCGCACCCACGCCGCCGCGCCCCCGGAGCCTCCCGCCGCCACGCCGGCGCCCTCGGAGCGCGCCGAGGCCTCGGTGCCGCTGGCCGTCATCTACTCCTCGGAGAACGCCGAGGCTTCGGGGCCGAGTTTCCGCTGTTTGATGTGCAGCAAAGTCTTCGCCAAACACCCGCAGCTGGCGCGGCACCAGCGCTTCGTGCACCGCCTGGAGCGGCGCCACAAGTGCCCCACGTGCGGCAAAATGTTCAAGAAGAAATCGCACGTGCGGAACCACCTCCTGACGCACACGGGCGAGCGGCCCTTCCAGTGCAAGGAGTGCGGCAAGAGCTTCAACTCGCAGGCCAACCTCCTGCGGCACCGCCTGACGCACACCGGCGAGCGGCCCTACGAGTGCGAGGTTTGCCACAAGCGCTTCACGCAGTCGTCCACGCTGCGCCAACACCTCTTCGTCCACAGCCGCCGCTACCCCTACAAGTGCCAGGAGTGCGGCGTGCGCTTCCACCGCCCGTACCGCCTCCTCATGCACCGCTACCACCACACCGGCGAGTACCCCTACAAGTGCCAGCAGTGCGGCCGCTCCTTCCTCCTGCGCCGCCTGCTCGAGGTTCACCAGCTCAGCCACGCCGGGCAGCAACCCCAGGTCTGCGCCGGCTGCGGCGCCGCCTTCGTCACCTCCTTGCAGCTCCGCGAGCACAAGTGCGGCAAAATCAGCCGGCATTTCGAGTGCCCCACCTGCGGCAAGAAGGTGGGCTCGGCCGCGCGGCTGCGGGCGCACGAGAAGCTCCACGGCGTCGCCGGCGAAGCCTCGGCGCTGACGGTATCGGCGCGGCCCACGCCGGCGCGGCGCGTTCCGTGCTCCAAAACCTTCGAGTGCGGCGACTGCAAGAAGCTGTTCAGCACCGAGACGTCGCTGCAGGTGCACCGGCGCATCCACACCGGCGAGCGGCCGTACCCCTGCCCCGATTGCGGGAAGGCTTTCCGGCAATCCACCCACCTCAAGGATCACCGGCGCCTCCACACCGGAGAGAAGCCCTTCAAGTGCGACGAGTGTGGCAAAGCCTTCGCCATCGCCGTCCGGCTGGCCGAGCACCGCCGCATCCACACCGGCGAGCGGCCCTACGGCTGCGAGGCCTGCGGCAAAGCCTACCGCTCCTTCTCCAACCTCTGGAAGCACCGCAAGCTGCACCAGCAGCGCCTCCAGCACGACCGCGAGGCCCTGGCCGAGACGCAGGTGGCTGCCGGCGCCGTCCTCGGCACCGTCATCGGCGCCGACGCCATTATCGGCGCCGACGCCATCACCGGCGCCATTATCGGCACCGTTAGCAGCACCGGTGCTGTTCCAACCATCGTTACCAGCACCGAGACCAGCACTGTTGGCATCCCCGACACCGTGCTCAGCGCCGACGCCATCGCCAACACCATCATCAGCGCCGTTACCGCTCCTGACGCCGTTACCAGCATCGTTACCGGCACCGGCACCATTATCAGCACCATTAATGGCACCGATGACGTTCCCGGCATCGTTCCCAGCGCTGACGCCGCTACCGGCGTTGTCGGCGGCATCGACAGTGACACTGGCGGCGTTCCGGGCGGCATTCCGGCTGCCGACACCGTTAGCGGCACCGACAGCGTTCCTGACGATGGCAACGTTCCCCAAATCATTCCCGGCACCGTTAGCGGCGGCACCGGCATCGTTCCCGGCACCGATGGCGTTCCCAGCAGCGATGGAGGCGTTGAGGCGGTTCCCGTGGCAGCCGCGCCGGTGCTGGAATCCATCGGAATGAACCCGGCGCCCCCTCCGGATGGAGCCCACGGGGGGGGCGGGGTTTGA